GTCACTCTGGCCGTCATTCCGGCCCTGACTGATGAGAAGCTTGTCGTTCGGCTTGACGAGGCGCCGCATGCCACGGTCGCCATCCATGGCTGGGCCCACCGAAATCATGCGCCGAAGGGCCAGAAAAAGCAGGAGCTCGGCGCGCATCGGCCACGCGAGGCGGTGCTCGATGATCTGGCTCGCGGGCTGTCGCACGTAACCGGCCTTCACGGCGCACGTGCCGTTCCGATGCTGGTGCCACCCTGGAACAGGATCGACGCCGGCTTGGTTTCCGACCTTGAATCGATAGGATTTGCGGCATTGTCGGTCTTTGGGCCGCCGAGGCCGGCTTCGCTGACGGTCGTCAACACCAATGTCGACATCATGGATTGGCATGGCACGCGCGGCTGCCGCGATCACGGCATATTGGTTCAGACCATCATCGCGCAATTGCGGAACGCATTCGACGGCGGCGAACCAGTCGGCCTGCTCACCCACCATCTCGTACATGATGAGTCGGCCTGGCTTTTCCTCGAACGGCTGTTCACAGTCACCGCACAGACTGAAGCCTGCGCATGGCTTCCGATCAGGACATTGATCGGGCGTAGCGCTGCCAGAGGAAAATAGCTCAGCGCTTTTTGTGCAATGAGACTGGAAATTTGAGAGTCTGGCCATCCCGCGCGGCAAAAGCTCCGGCAAATCTCTCCTTGGCCAGTTTCTCGATCTCGTCCAGTTCCTCGTCGGTGCGTGCCGGATCGTGGTGAACCAGCGCAAGCTCTCGCGCACCGGCCGCCTCGCAGAGCTTGACGCCCTGTTGCCATGTCGAGTGCCCGTTACCGCGGCGGCGTTCCATTTCCTCCTCGGTGTACGCACAATCGTAGATGACGAGGTCGGCATCTACGATCAGGCCGAGCACCGCCTGATCGAGTTTGCCCGGCTCGTGCTCGGTGTCGGTGATCACTGCCACGACGCGGCCGCCCCATTCGACCCGGTAGCCTATGCAGCCGCCCGGATGGTTAAGACTGCCGGTTCGGACCACCACCCCTTCCCGCGGCCGAAGCACGTCTCCGGATATGAAATCGCGGCAGTCGATGCTTGCCTTGCAGATATCGAGCGTCACCGGAAACCACGGCGGCCGCATGAACTCATCGACCATCTGCCGGGTCGTCATGCGCCCTGCAAGATGGCCGGACCAGAGCCTGACTTTGACGCTCCGGTCGTAGATCGGCTTGAAGGCCGGCAGCCCGATGATGTGATCGTAATGGCAATGGGTGAAAAACAGGTCGAAATCGGTCACGCCCGACGCCCGAAGTGCCCCGCCGGCAGGTCGCAGGCCGGAGCCCGCGTCGAACAGAAGCGTATGCTTTCCGCATCGCATCTCAATGCAGATCGTGTTGCCGCCATAACGGGAGAATTCTGGCCCCGATACCGAAATGCTGCCGCGCACCCCCCAAAACCTGACCAGGAAAACGTCGTCCTCCATGCTGCTCCTTTGCGGTCCAGTCACCCATGCTAGCCGGCGTCGTCACGACGGCGAGGATCAGGCGCGCGTCGCTGGTTACTTGGCGCTCCGTGCGTCGATCAGATCTGCGGTAGTATGGCTCAGGCGATCGGCGAGGACCCGCACCATCTCGATGGTCATGTCCGGGAACTCCCTCATAAGCCTTAGGAAATGATCTTTTCGGATTCTCAAGGCTTCCAGCGGACTCGCGGCTCTGACGGTGGCGGTGCGACTGCTGTTGCACAATATGGCGATCTCGCCAACGATCGAATTTGGCACCAGTTCGGCAACTTTTATCGGTCCGCTGTCGGAATCGACCAAAATATCCGCCTTGCCTGAAAGGATGACATAGGCGGCATCTCCCTCGTCGCCCTGCCGGAAAAGGATCTGGCCGGCACTGTAGCTTACGCGATCGGATGTGAACGCAAGCAGCTTGAGTTTTGCCAGCTCTATGCCGGAGAACAAGGGAACGCGTTGCAGCATTCCAACCTCATCCTTGAGCAGCATTGTCGCAACCTTCCCAACATTTACGTCCGCGAGACTAGAACAACCGACGCCCAGATGGAATCAATTCTGCTTGCGGATAGCGGGATGAACCACGCGAAACGTGGCGAGCCCGATCCGTTGGAAACCTTAATCCCTTGACCTCGCGGCAAGTTCCCACCGGCAGAATGATCCCATCTGAGTGTCCAATGCTCTATGACAGCAGTTCCTTGAAAATACCGTCCCCTGTCAAAAGTCCCTCGTGTGTTCCGTCTTCCACCAAACGACCCGAGTCGAAGACGACAACGCGATCGAACATCATCGCCATTGCCGGATTCGTCACGACCCACACAATTGCCGGCGAACGGCCGTCGCGTCTTGCTTCCTCGAGCACGTTTTGCAGCACCTTGTCCTGTACGCGCTGGTCGAGCGCCGACAGCGGCCGGTTGAGAATGAGAAAATCGGGACGCTTGAGCAAGGCCCGGGCAACATCGAGCTTCTGTCGCTGTCCACCGGTCAACCGCCTGCCGCCTGCGCCGACGTTGAAGTCCAAACCGACATCCAGCAGTTCGGCGTAAAGCCCCAGTTCATCAAGAATGTCATAGACGATCGAGCGTATGCGGTCCGGCGCGTCGGGATGATTGCTGCCCAGACGCCCGAACAGGACATTGTCCATGACGGTAGCCGCGGCAATGTATTTGGCAGGATCGTACCGTTCGACCGCGTTTTGCAGCTCGGGCGGCAGGTCTTCATAGAACTGGTTGCGCGCGGCGACGATCTTGTTCATCAGCTCGTCGCTCAGCAGGCCGAAGCGGTGCCGGGGTTCGATATAGGCGAAGCTCAGCGTGACGATCATGGCGCGGTCGTTTTCCGGAACCGCCTCGTAGGGGCGGTTCTTGAGCCTTTGCAGCAAGGTCTCGTAGGCGGGTATCTCTTCGGCGCTCATGAAGGTGAGTTGCTGGAAGAACTGGTGGTCGGGCGGCAGGTCGGCAAACAGCTCGATCGCCTGTTCGGCGATCTCCATGCCCATTTCGTAGAGCGTGCGATCGAGGCCGGATTGCCTCAGCACGGAAGCAAAATAGGGATTTGCCGCCAGCCCCCTGTCGGCCAGCTCCGGGCCGGCGGCCGCGCCGAAGAGCAGGTTCTGGCCGATCGTTGCTTCCTTGTTGTAGGCGCCTGGTTCGAAAGGAACCACCAGCCCGCTCAGCCCCTCGTGTTCCAGCCGGGCTCGCAGCGCCGCGCGCAGTTCGACGATACGCCTGGCAAGCTCCGTGTGACGCTTGAGGTCGGCCGTGGAGCGCAAGCCAAGATCCAGAATGTCGCGCGACAGAACAACCGCGTCGAGCACGCGGCGTACAGCTTCAAAGAGGTCGTGCGGACCGGTGGCGCCTGCGGAAGCATAGTTGATCCAGTCGCTGTTGATATCGATATCCGAATTGCCCGACCGGCGCGCCTCGTTGATGTTCCAGCGGTGCTGGTCTGCCGCGGCACCGTCATAAGTCACCGATGTCAGCGGCGCATGCTTCAACCCGTAGAGCAGATTGTCGCGGAGGCTTGCCTGGAACAGGAAAACATCCGACGACGCATAGGACATGCGCCGTCCAGTCACTGCCTCGGGGAGTTCCAGCAGGTCGTCGGCGCCCGAAGCGACCCTTCCGCTTTCCGGCCAGTTCAGCCGCGCGAAAGCCTCCGCAAGCGCTTCCGCCCCACCTGTTGCGGTACTGACCAGCGCCACCGTCTCGCCCGGCTTGACCTGGAGGGAGATACGGTCGAGGAGCATTGCACCGCCATCGTCTGCCATGGACAGGCTGATCGCCGACAGCGGGTCGGTCATCGGACCAGGATCGTCGATCGTCAATGCCCCGATTCTCGGCGCAATGAGACCCTCGACGGTGAACTGTTCGACGACCTGCTGATATTTGACCTGGACATCCTGCCGATCCTGATCCCAGTCGATCAGTTCCTTCATCGGTCCGGGCAGATCCTTGTAGGCGCCGATCACGGCTACGAGCTGGCCGACGTCCAGCCGCCCCTGGATAACCAGATACCCGCCGACCATGTAGAACAGAAAGGGCGTGACCTGCGCGAGAAAATTGTTGAGGAACTTCACCATGAATTTCCATTGGTAAAGGTCGAAGCGTATCTTGAAGATGAGTCCGAGCCGGGCAGCAATGTCGGCGCGCTCGTAGTTTGATGTATCGTGGACGTGGACCGCGCCGATGCCGTCGACGATTTCGCCGACCCGGCCCGAAAGCGCGCGCGCCGTCAGCTGCCGTTTGCGCCCGAGTACGATCAGCCGGCGCCGCATTCGCGGGATGAGCACGATCTGGATCGCCACGATCACGGCCGCGATCATTCCGAGCCAGAAGTTCTGGACCAGGATGAACAGCATGGCCGTCAGCGCCTGGCCGCCGAGCAGTACCGGCTGCAGGAAGGCATCGCCGATGAAGCCGCCCAGCGGCTCCACCTCGTCCTTGACCATGGTCGCCACTTCGGCGGATTTCACGCGCTTGAAGTAACGGGGCGGGAACCGCAGCACACGATCGACCAGATCGAAGCGGATACGCCGCAGCATGCGTTCGCCGAGGCGGCCCTTGTAGGTGTTGATGTAGAGTTTGAACAGGCCGTTGATGATGACGAGCAGGAGGAACACGAGGCTCAGGGCGAACAGCGTCGCCGTCCGGTCGAGCTGAAAACCGGGGAAGAACTGGACCTCTCCGATGAACGGCAGGTTATAGTGCAGCTTCATGAAGGGCTGGGTCGCGCCCGGTTGTTCGAAGCCCCGGCCCTGGATCGGGCCGTTGACGATCAGCTTCGGCAGGTCGAAGGACATGAAATACGGGATCATCGAAAGCAGGACAATAATCAGTATCCAGAGCTGCTGCTTCTTTGTGTGCGTCCAGATATAGCGGGCTAGGCTGGGTTCCATATGCGACTGTGGACCTTCAGTTTAAGGAACAAAGTAAAAGCATCAGCTGGTGAGCGGCGCATCGGCTATCATCGCCGGCGATACCTTCGAAGCCTGCGAGGCGGCTTGGCGGGGCAAGATTGCGTTGTGTCGCCCGAAATCCCGAAATACAAGACGAATATGATGGATGTCACGCAACCACGCAATGCCGGCATGGACGGGCACGAGCAAGCCTTGGATCTCACGCGGGGAATTGCCGCCTATGTCAACCACCCTCTCGTGGCAGGGCTGGCGCGCGTTATCGCCAAGCATCCGACGGCCGACATCGCCAACGCCTTCAACCACAAGCAGGTCGCCTGCAAGATGTGGGCGCTCGACAGGCTGTTCGAAAGCTGTGGCGGCCGGTTCGGGCGCATATGGGTTTTGGGTGGATGGTACGGCGTATTGCCGGCGATGCTTTTCAACGATGCCCGCTTCGACATCGCGGCTGTCGATAGCATTGATATCGACCCCGAAGTCGCGCCGGTCGCCCGGACCCTCAATCGGGAAGCCGGCGACCGGTTCCGGGCGCTGACGGCAGATATGTACGCACTCGACTATGCAGCCGGGCGGTCCGACCTCATCGTCAATACGAGTTGCGAACACATAGCCGATTTGCGCGCCTGGCTTGCTCTCATTCCGCGGGGCACGAATGTACTGCTGCAATCCAACGATTATTTCAGCGAGCCGACGCACATCAACTGCGTTGGTTCACTTGCTGCCTTCGAAGCAATGGCGGCGCTGCGGGAGATGCGGTTCTCAGGCGAGCTGCCGACAAAGAACTATACGCGCTTCATGCTGATCGGAACCGTTTGAGGCATTTTCGCCCGGAGGAACATGGCGTTCCGCGACAACGACATCGCGCGCCCGTTAGAGCAATTCTAGGAAAATGTGTAACGGTTTTCCGTCCGGAATTGCGCAAAAAACAAATAGATGGAGCAGTTCAGCATTTCCGTGAAACGATGAACGGCACTAGAGTCTCAGGGACCATGTTTGGTACCGCTCGCGCAGGATTTGCGCCGAATGATGCGCGCCCTCCAGATCGAGGCGATGCGCGGATGGCCTCGGTCCCACAAGCGCCTGCTCGATCGCTTGCGCCAAACCTTCAGGTGTTAGGTCCTTTTCCATCAGCACCGTTGCAAGACCGAGTTCCTCGAGCATCAGAGCGCGAACCGTTTGTTCGGTTTCCCCGCCGGCTGCAAATGGAACGAGCAGGGAGCGGCAACCCGCGCGCAGGACGTCGCAGACCGTGTTGTAACCGGCTTGCGAGACTGACAGGCGGGCGCCGGTCAGCAGGCTGGCGAAATCCTCGCGGAACCGGAAGACGGACAGACCCGGGGTGGCATCGCGCGCGATCGCGTCAAACTCGTCTTTCGGCAGGTTCGGACCGGTGATCAAGCACCATTTCCAACCGTTGTTGGCATTCCGCGCCGCTGCGATGGTGGAGCTGACGAGACTCCGTCCGGCAGCCCCGCCACCGACTGACACCAGAACGTCGAAGCGCTCGGTTGTCGCGGGCGGTGGCGGCGCAGCAACGAGCCCAGTGTAGGTGACCTCGGCCCTGATCGCTCCGGCCAGTGGAAATGTCTTGTCGATGGTAGCGAAAGTCGGATCGCCGTGGACCATGACAAGGTCGAAATGCCTGTTGACGAGATAGACCGTTTCCTCGTTTCGGCCCGGTTTGACGCGCTCCTGAAGGATATCACGAACGGACGTCGCCAGCAGCGGCCTGGGCGACGTCGCGTCGATGGCATCGATCAGCGGCAAGAGTTCGAAGCGCATCTGCCGGCGTCCAAATGGAAACGCCTCGACAATGACGATATCAGGCCTGCAGTCCCGGAATGCCTGCAGCAGCATCTCGGAACGCCGTTTCTTGAAATCATCGTCGATGAGTTTGCCTTGCAGGTCGACAAGTCCGGAAAATCCTTCATCACCAGAGGTGACGGGTGGCAGGGTTACACATTCTACCCCCGGTCCCGGAAACCCGGCGATCGGCGCTCCGCCGGTCACGACGGTTACTTCGAAGCCGTCGTCGACCAGAGCCGCCGCAATACGGCTGGAGCGCGCGAGATGGCCGATACCGAGCAGGTGCTGGACGTAGAGGAAGGCGCGCAGCCGCTTCAACCGGCGGCCCCCCACTCGCGCTCGAACAGTTTCTTGAGCTGTCCAATGCTTGCCGTATGATCGAAATTGCCGCGTACGCGCTGCTCCGCGGCGTCGCCGAGGCGGGCGCGCAGCGCGGGATCACGGATCAGGCGCTCCAGCGCCCGTGCCAGGGCCACCGGGTCTTCCGTCGGAACCAGCAGCCCGGTTTCATCGGCAAATAAAAGCTCCGGCACGCCGGAAACATCGGTCGACACGCAGGCAAGCCGCTGGCTAGCCGCCTCCACCAGAACATTCGGCAGGCCGTCCCGGTCGCCATTTGCGGTGATCCTGCAGGCCAGGGCGAAGACGTCGGCGCAGCGGTAGTGCTCAAGCACCTCCTTCTGCCCCAGCGCGCCTTTCCAAGTGACACGACCATCCAATCCGAGCTTTTGCGCCAGTGCCTTCAGCTTTTCCAGTTCCTCGCCGACGCCGATATGCTCGAAACGCCACGCCAAATCGCCCGGCAAGAGGGCAAGGGCCTTCAGCAAGGTGTCGTAACCTTTCTTTTCGACGGCACGTCCGACACTTAGAATGATAACCGGTTGATCCGGCGCCGAGCCGTCGTGCTGCATTCGCGCCCCGCCGAAACTGCCGAAGCGATCAAGATCGAGCCCGTGATAGCTCAGATGCACGGACGAGTTGCCGTTGGCGAGTTCTTTCAGACGGTCGAAGCCTGTTTTCGTGCAAGTGACCGTCCAGCGCGCCGAGGAAAGCTTGCCCGCCAGATCCCAGTCCGCCGAAGTCCAGATGTCCTTGGCATGGGCCGAGCAACTCCAGGGCAGGCTACGAAGCTGGCTGGCGTAGCGTGTCACCGATGCCGGCGTGTGCGCGAAATGCGCATGCAGCCATCCCGCGTCTTCCGGCCATTCGGCAGCCAGCACGAGCGCTTGCCCGAAGCGGCGCAAGCGATTGCGCGTAAAGTCGCGGGGGATATCGGCAGCCAGCGATCCGAGCGCCCGCCAGAAGCCCGGCCGCAGCAGATGAACAAACAGCGAGCGAACCACGCGCAGCGGCTCGTGATGCAGATATTCCGGCAGATAATGGACGGGCGCCTTGATCTCGTCATGCACAGGGTGGCGTTTTGCGTCGGTCGGCCGCCTGAGCGCGACGAGTACCAGGTCGAACCCGGCGCGCTCCAGACCAAGCAGTTCCTGCGCGATGAAGGTTTCCGACAGCCGCGGATAGCCCTTCAGAACCACGACGATCTTGCGACGCTGCAACTCAGTTCATTCCCTCGATGACCGCAAGGTGATGGCCGGCCCGCCGGTCGAGCAGTTCCGCGACGATTTCTGAAATATGAGGCAGCCCTTCCAGCGTCAGATGCGGATTGCTCTGTGATGGGCGGGGGCGCTCCGGCAGCGCCACCAGCGCATCGGCAAATCGCTGGGAATCCTTGGCTTCATCCGGCAACAGCATCTCGATGAGGCCGAGTTCGGCTGCGCGCCGAGCGCGGATCAGTTGTTCCTCGCGAGGCTCGACGCGCGGCACGATCAGCGCTGGTTTGTCAAAAGACAGTATCTCGCAATAGGTGTTGTAACCGCCCATCGCTACCACCGCCTTGGCCCCGGCAATCAGGTCTTCCATGCGGTTGTCGAACTCGATGATCTTGATGTAGGGGATTTTGGCCCCCTTCCTGAGCAGCTTGTTGCGTTTGCGCGCCGGCATGTAAGGCCCAAGCACGATCAGCGCCCTGTGCTGCAATCGCGGATCCTGCTGATAGGCGTCGATGACGTCGTGGATCAGTTCGGCGCCGTCGCCGCCGCCACCGGTGGTGACGAGGATGTACTCGCCCTCGGGCCGGTGGCCGGGGAACTCGTTCCGCGGCAGGCTCCGTTGCAGGAAACCGACGAACCTCATCTTTGCCCTGACAGCCGGCGGCACGTCCAGGCCGGTCAACGGATCGTAGAAATCCGGTGGGCCGTAGGCCCAGACCCTGTCATAGAACAGGCCTATCTTGCGCATCACATCCCGGCGTGCCCACTCTGCTTCGAGCAGATGCGGCGCATCCATCACCTCACGCAGGCCAAGCACGAGCGTGGTGCCCCGTGTCTTGAGATAAGACAGCGTATCCTCGATCTCACCGCGCAGGCCAAGCGGTTCCTTGTCGACGATGAAAATATCGGGCCGGAAGGTCTCGGCTGTGTGGCGGATGATCGACTGGCGCATCCTTAGCGTCTCGTCCAGATCGATATCCTTTTCCAGCGAGTTGTATTCGCCGTTGCGCAACTTGATGACGCTGGGGATCTTCACGAAGTCGACACGGGCGCGGTAGTCGAAGGCGCCGGCGATGGTCGCGCCTGAAATGATAAGCACCTGAAGTCCGCGGAAATCCTCGACCAGCGAATGCGCGATCGTCCGGCAGCGCTGCAAGTGGCCGAGCCCGAACGTGTCGTGGCTG
The window above is part of the Mesorhizobium sp. WSM4904 genome. Proteins encoded here:
- a CDS encoding polysaccharide deacetylase family protein, translating into MTSDQIWQLLVEELACWQRADRKAEFWLRDDDAVDPTPALDRLLALTCESAVPVTLAVIPALTDEKLVVRLDEAPHATVAIHGWAHRNHAPKGQKKQELGAHRPREAVLDDLARGLSHVTGLHGARAVPMLVPPWNRIDAGLVSDLESIGFAALSVFGPPRPASLTVVNTNVDIMDWHGTRGCRDHGILVQTIIAQLRNAFDGGEPVGLLTHHLVHDESAWLFLERLFTVTAQTEACAWLPIRTLIGRSAARGK
- a CDS encoding MBL fold metallo-hydrolase produces the protein MEDDVFLVRFWGVRGSISVSGPEFSRYGGNTICIEMRCGKHTLLFDAGSGLRPAGGALRASGVTDFDLFFTHCHYDHIIGLPAFKPIYDRSVKVRLWSGHLAGRMTTRQMVDEFMRPPWFPVTLDICKASIDCRDFISGDVLRPREGVVVRTGSLNHPGGCIGYRVEWGGRVVAVITDTEHEPGKLDQAVLGLIVDADLVIYDCAYTEEEMERRRGNGHSTWQQGVKLCEAAGARELALVHHDPARTDEELDEIEKLAKERFAGAFAARDGQTLKFPVSLHKKR
- a CDS encoding cyclic nucleotide-binding domain-containing protein, giving the protein MLLKDEVGMLQRVPLFSGIELAKLKLLAFTSDRVSYSAGQILFRQGDEGDAAYVILSGKADILVDSDSGPIKVAELVPNSIVGEIAILCNSSRTATVRAASPLEALRIRKDHFLRLMREFPDMTIEMVRVLADRLSHTTADLIDARSAK
- a CDS encoding ABC transporter ATP-binding protein; this encodes MEPSLARYIWTHTKKQQLWILIIVLLSMIPYFMSFDLPKLIVNGPIQGRGFEQPGATQPFMKLHYNLPFIGEVQFFPGFQLDRTATLFALSLVFLLLVIINGLFKLYINTYKGRLGERMLRRIRFDLVDRVLRFPPRYFKRVKSAEVATMVKDEVEPLGGFIGDAFLQPVLLGGQALTAMLFILVQNFWLGMIAAVIVAIQIVLIPRMRRRLIVLGRKRQLTARALSGRVGEIVDGIGAVHVHDTSNYERADIAARLGLIFKIRFDLYQWKFMVKFLNNFLAQVTPFLFYMVGGYLVIQGRLDVGQLVAVIGAYKDLPGPMKELIDWDQDRQDVQVKYQQVVEQFTVEGLIAPRIGALTIDDPGPMTDPLSAISLSMADDGGAMLLDRISLQVKPGETVALVSTATGGAEALAEAFARLNWPESGRVASGADDLLELPEAVTGRRMSYASSDVFLFQASLRDNLLYGLKHAPLTSVTYDGAAADQHRWNINEARRSGNSDIDINSDWINYASAGATGPHDLFEAVRRVLDAVVLSRDILDLGLRSTADLKRHTELARRIVELRAALRARLEHEGLSGLVVPFEPGAYNKEATIGQNLLFGAAAGPELADRGLAANPYFASVLRQSGLDRTLYEMGMEIAEQAIELFADLPPDHQFFQQLTFMSAEEIPAYETLLQRLKNRPYEAVPENDRAMIVTLSFAYIEPRHRFGLLSDELMNKIVAARNQFYEDLPPELQNAVERYDPAKYIAAATVMDNVLFGRLGSNHPDAPDRIRSIVYDILDELGLYAELLDVGLDFNVGAGGRRLTGGQRQKLDVARALLKRPDFLILNRPLSALDQRVQDKVLQNVLEEARRDGRSPAIVWVVTNPAMAMMFDRVVVFDSGRLVEDGTHEGLLTGDGIFKELLS
- a CDS encoding class I SAM-dependent methyltransferase; amino-acid sequence: MDVTQPRNAGMDGHEQALDLTRGIAAYVNHPLVAGLARVIAKHPTADIANAFNHKQVACKMWALDRLFESCGGRFGRIWVLGGWYGVLPAMLFNDARFDIAAVDSIDIDPEVAPVARTLNREAGDRFRALTADMYALDYAAGRSDLIVNTSCEHIADLRAWLALIPRGTNVLLQSNDYFSEPTHINCVGSLAAFEAMAALREMRFSGELPTKNYTRFMLIGTV
- a CDS encoding glycosyltransferase family protein, which gives rise to MKRLRAFLYVQHLLGIGHLARSSRIAAALVDDGFEVTVVTGGAPIAGFPGPGVECVTLPPVTSGDEGFSGLVDLQGKLIDDDFKKRRSEMLLQAFRDCRPDIVIVEAFPFGRRQMRFELLPLIDAIDATSPRPLLATSVRDILQERVKPGRNEETVYLVNRHFDLVMVHGDPTFATIDKTFPLAGAIRAEVTYTGLVAAPPPPATTERFDVLVSVGGGAAGRSLVSSTIAAARNANNGWKWCLITGPNLPKDEFDAIARDATPGLSVFRFREDFASLLTGARLSVSQAGYNTVCDVLRAGCRSLLVPFAAGGETEQTVRALMLEELGLATVLMEKDLTPEGLAQAIEQALVGPRPSAHRLDLEGAHHSAQILRERYQTWSLRL
- a CDS encoding glycosyltransferase, which produces MQRRKIVVVLKGYPRLSETFIAQELLGLERAGFDLVLVALRRPTDAKRHPVHDEIKAPVHYLPEYLHHEPLRVVRSLFVHLLRPGFWRALGSLAADIPRDFTRNRLRRFGQALVLAAEWPEDAGWLHAHFAHTPASVTRYASQLRSLPWSCSAHAKDIWTSADWDLAGKLSSARWTVTCTKTGFDRLKELANGNSSVHLSYHGLDLDRFGSFGGARMQHDGSAPDQPVIILSVGRAVEKKGYDTLLKALALLPGDLAWRFEHIGVGEELEKLKALAQKLGLDGRVTWKGALGQKEVLEHYRCADVFALACRITANGDRDGLPNVLVEAASQRLACVSTDVSGVPELLFADETGLLVPTEDPVALARALERLIRDPALRARLGDAAEQRVRGNFDHTASIGQLKKLFEREWGAAG
- a CDS encoding glycosyltransferase family protein is translated as MTQHVPDARILMYSHDTFGLGHLQRCRTIAHSLVEDFRGLQVLIISGATIAGAFDYRARVDFVKIPSVIKLRNGEYNSLEKDIDLDETLRMRQSIIRHTAETFRPDIFIVDKEPLGLRGEIEDTLSYLKTRGTTLVLGLREVMDAPHLLEAEWARRDVMRKIGLFYDRVWAYGPPDFYDPLTGLDVPPAVRAKMRFVGFLQRSLPRNEFPGHRPEGEYILVTTGGGGDGAELIHDVIDAYQQDPRLQHRALIVLGPYMPARKRNKLLRKGAKIPYIKIIEFDNRMEDLIAGAKAVVAMGGYNTYCEILSFDKPALIVPRVEPREEQLIRARRAAELGLIEMLLPDEAKDSQRFADALVALPERPRPSQSNPHLTLEGLPHISEIVAELLDRRAGHHLAVIEGMN